Proteins from a genomic interval of Megalopta genalis isolate 19385.01 unplaced genomic scaffold, iyMegGena1_principal scaffold0020, whole genome shotgun sequence:
- the LOC117224738 gene encoding uncharacterized protein LOC117224738 isoform X1, which produces MSIGIVCQQMGKVSIAVRSAAMSHIEPRLTTILGRAKMRKNLVKIVVVLLLCGSGGARPQKTGESSQTAKPIADQWKPSSTPANTQDISMPQNDGQRHLKDLQYMDQSLRTVATQLLNVTNPEDEKTVGKIIKKSPNVQKSPEKDVAPSKEMTVNIGFGRPVNSKFSFFEASHPGHAMAITEEELEKELSSTRLMTAYKNHPTTTGGISTWILLNPPSTTIKTIDVDKKSKQTTESDKTTTTRPTTMTERIDATERVTEKVTLPVSTMLVTEEPPSTKKIVLLSTTKRTDPKAEKPSEAQATLKPPQTTLSFENKETTISATKKIQTVRTTPKPKSSTSKPTALSKPSILKTSRPNQPVRPKPVTRRTTPKPDTLKNDTASSAKIEKVTFRPVQMITVAKSKPDSTEKPMFVTKIKASVLMDTQKATTPAPVSSTISQEPATTMKSIISSTSSKPAEILTKLKPIGTKSNVLKVQLKKPAEDTKIEIEPIKVNAPVLKIEKVEKDKRPEVDTEKDALNDSQIDLKFDFNPELTKINTDTETSTSTAATVSSTTKRPRHSSKRKKNKSRRRKPSASTTTISPLTSSSTELELMTLDPAGENGIQESKIAPETKVSVNSTKTKKKQVQKPISTQIYNFLSREVMPSFGMMSLVGLGLGLASYFLYPFGGTIARRNYEVEPKYKYNLDEYGGNYGQSEEEVLSKVFQGMTTNDDNKYPGAKDYDNYYQYQHYDGGYDSQTTKKYEQRYTSSPVYRPENTGSALKFRNTDYRYPDAPSTPNYYERPKHTEYAAGQAPSEPANRQFVVGNVPKEYPSYEEKAPAQPTTGKLASYEPTESGPLKFDHDIDQNFNFNSPVQSYGQVQTSRPEEAYEEVEITPTAVAVEHGPRSLKSKRSVDGSADASPIGHRRSRARRDSVIQVIPSKRELEEEEKEEDLSNEILNIIDSALPGEEDGKTRRKETEISEELEAKKRRQKDEERIKSTAQASTESSVDVSSRSTGSSTLQEATDSSISSSPSSNADPGSISTEASKSTEQNNVEWIDMTTKTPEEQDGFSLFGFVKKVAEIKFRLGLTLLKHASEGFARYLGHVQKRINGEE; this is translated from the exons GTGAATCTTCGCAAACTGCGAAACCGATCGCCGACCAATGGAAACCCTCCAGCACCCCGGCGAACACTCAAGACATCAG taTGCCGCAGAATGACGGTCAACGCCACCTGAAGGATCTACAGTACATGGACCAGTCCCTGAGAACGGTGGCTACCCAGCTGCTGAACGTGACCAACCCCGAAGATGAGAAAACCGTCGGCAAGATCATAAAGAAGAGCCCGAACGTCCAGAAATCCCCGGAGAAAGACGTCGCTCCGTCGAAAGAGATGACAGTGAACATAGGCTTCGGAAGGCCGGTGAACTCGAAGTTCAGCTTCTTCGAGGCCAGCCACCCAGGTCACGCGATGGCGATCACCGAAGAGGAACTCGAGAAAGAGCTGAGCTCGACGCGTTTGATGACAGCGTACAAGAATCATCCGACGACCACCGGCGGCATCTCCACGTGGATCCTGCTGAATCCTCCGTCGACTACGATCAAAACAATCGATGTAGACAAGAAGTCGAAACAGACCACAGAGAGCGacaagacgacgacgacgaggccAACGACAATGACGGAGAGGATAGACGCGACGGAAAGGGTGACGGAGAAGGTGACGTTGCCTGTCTCGACCATGCTCGTCACGGAGGAACCGCCGAGCACCAAGAAGATCGTCCTCCTGAGCACCACGAAGAGGACAGATCCGAAGGCGGAGAAGCCTTCGGAGGCTCAGGCAACCCTGAAGCCTCCTCAGACGACTCTCAGTTTCGAAAACAAAGAAACCACTATCAGCGCCACCAAGAAGATCCAAACTGTCAGAACGACGCCGAAGCCCAAGTCCTCCACGTCCAAGCCGACCGCGCTCTCGAAACCATCGATCCTGAAGACTTCCAGGCCGAACCAACCGGTCCGTCCTAAGCCAGTAACGAGGAGGACCACGCCGAAGCCGGACACCCTTAAAAACGACACCGCCTCGTCCGCTAAGATCGAGAAGGTCACTTTCAGACCTGTCCAGATGATCACAGTTGCCAAGAGCAAGCCGGACAGCACCGAGAAGCCGATGTTCGTGACGAAGATCAAAGCGTCCGTTCTAATGGACACCCAGAAGGCCACGACGCCGGCGCCTGTCTCCTCGACGATCAGCCAAGAACCGGCGACGACGATGAAATCGATCATCTCAAGCACCAGCAGCAAGCCCGCGGAGATCTTGACTAAGCTGAAACCGATCGGCACCAAGAGCAACGTGCTGAAGGTGCAGCTGAAGAAGCCCGCGGAGGACACTAAGATCGAGATCGAGCCTATCAAAGTGAACGCGCCGGTTTTGAAGATCGAGAAGGTCGAGAAGGACAAGAGGCCGGAGGTGGATACGGAAAAGGACGCGTTGAACGATTCCCAGATAGACCTGAAGTTCGACTTCAATCCCGAGTTAACGAAGATAAACACGGACACGGAGACGTCAACGTCGACCGCCGCGACGGTGTCGTCGACTACGAAGAGGCCTAGGCACAGCTCGAAGcggaagaagaacaagagccgAAGGAGGAAACCGTCCGCGTCCACCACCACGATCAGCCCGCTGACGTCCAGCTCGACGGAGCTCGAGCTGATGACGCTGGATCCGGCCGGCGAGAACGGGATCCAGGAGTCGAAGATCGCGCCGGAGACCAAGGTCTCCGTGAACAGCACCAAGACCAAGAAGAAGCAGGTACAGAAGCCTATCTCCACGCAGATCTACAACTTCCTCAGCCGGGAGGTGATGCCCAGCTTCGGGATGATGTCTCTGGTGGGCCTCGGGCTGGGCCTGGCGTCCTACTTCCTCTACCCGTTCGGCGGGACCATCGCTCGGAGGAACTACGAGGTCGAGCCGAAGTACAAGTACAACCTGGACGAGTACGGCGGGAACTACGGGCAGAGCGAGGAGGAGGTGCTCTCGAAGGTCTTCCAAGGCATGACGACCAACGACGACAACAAGTACCCTGGCGCGAAGGACTACGACAACTACTATCAGTACCAGCACTACGACGGTGGCTACGACTCCCAGACGACGAAGAAGTACGAGCAGAGGTACACCTCGTCGCCCGTCTACAGGCCGGAGAACACTGGCTCCGCTCTGAAGTTCAGGAACACGGATTACAGGTATCCGGACGCGCCCAGCACTCCGAACTATTACGAACGGCCGAAGCACACGGAGTACGCGGCTGGACAGGCGCCGTCGGAGCCAGCCAATCGGCAGTTCGTCGTCGGGAACGTGCCGAAGGAGTATCCGTCGTACGAGGAGAAGGCCCCGGCCCAGCCGACCACGGGCAAGCTGGCCAGCTACGAGCCCACGGAGAGCGGGCCGCTGAAGTTCGATCATGACATCGATCAGAACTTCAATTTCAATAGTCCGGTTCAGAGCTACGGACAGGTGCAGACAAGCAGGCCCGAAGAGGCTTACGAAGAGGTGGAGATCACGCCGACCGCGGTGGCCGTGGAGCACGGGCCCAGATCTCTGAAGTCGAAGAGGTCCGTGGACGGTTCTGCCGACGCCTCTCCGATCGGACATCGTCGATCGAGAGCGAGAAGGGACTCGGTGATCCAGGTGATCCCCTCGAAGAGGGAGCTGGAAGAGGAAGAGAAGGAGGAAGACCTGAGCAACGAGATCCTGAACATCATCGACTCGGCGTTGCCCGGGGAAGAGGACGGGAAGACCAGACGGAAGGAGACCGAGATATCGGAGGAGCTCGAGGCGAAGAAGAGACGGCAGAAGGATGAGGAGAGGATCAAATCGACGGCTCAGGCGTCCACGGAGTCTAGCGTCGACGTTTCCAGCCGTTCGACCGGTTCTTCGACGTTGCAGGAGGCCACCGACTCGTCGATCTCTTCGTCGCCTTCCTCGAACGCCGATCCCGGCAGCATCTCGACGGAGGCCTCGAAGAGCACGGAGCAGAACAACGTCGAATGGATCGACATGACCACGAAGACGCCGGAGGAGCAGGACGGTTTCAGCCTCTTCGGCTTCGTGAAGAAGGTTGCTGAGATCAAGTTCCGGCTTGGGTTGACGCTGCTGAAACACGCCAGCGAGGGCTTCGCCAGATACCTCGGCCACGTGCAGAAGAGGATCAACGGCGAGGAGTGA
- the LOC117224759 gene encoding uncharacterized protein LOC117224759 isoform X2: MLPRGAICLLLVTLTLSGSQCATRYFVKMRTNASELFRTRMESPEILEDSMAAPSSQLRSFRADDERRTKDIKLEDEHKNVFETSTFNPDVLNKFLEEYANRIKGSTEKYPKYPFRIVKPAAEPLLLEVDDTTTHPTSVSYDHETKFDANVENTTSAEDALTEGLNDTLKRNKYYGANSYEDRNGWVTLEAIPWSKSKISKWQATATTQRPWPEVKPWEKPGMGKPWASDYAVRPIYENNKPWYQEKPKPTWPETSNEKPWQKLTTTRPSYYPDKNEGNQAQKWPPERPSWNKYTDRPNGDIITDNRPANFPSTWNRPPQPTKPSYQFLDRYSDKNQAEENNDWHDFPNRYDDRPRPTTESPGFSQYQYVNNHPQSYPGNSDGQWVLLSTNRGYSKSRQRSIKIDATPSSTNGTKVVGGRKEEHDPAIAVMTSKRQADGVTVTQRYEHYHISRRAARSGEDLQERGSEPEGVRAGKTDAARHFQQEADQKYARQSAI, from the exons ATGCTGCCGAGAGGAGCGATCTGCCTGCTCCTGGTGACCTTGACCCTGAGCGGCAGCCAATGCGCCACCAGATACTTTGTGAAGATGAGGACGAACGCGTCGGAGCTGTTCAGAACAAGAATGGAGAGTCCGGAAATCCTTGAGGACTCGATGGCGGCTCCGTCGAGCCAACTGCGCAGCTTCCGGGCCGACGACGAAAGGAGAACGAAGGACATCAAGCTCGAGGACGAGCACAAGAACGTGTTCGAGACGTCCACGTTCAATCCGGACGTGCTGAACAAGTTTCTCGAGGAATACGCGAACAGGATCAAAGGGAGCACCGAGAAGTATCCGAAGTATCCCTTCAGGATCGTGAAGCCTGCAGCAGAACCTCTGCTCCTGGAAGTGGACGACACTACCACGCATCCGACCAGTGTCAGCTATGACCACGAAACTAAGTTCGACGCGAACGTGGAGAACACTACGTCAGCTGAAGACGCG CTAACCGAAGGTTTGAACGACACCCTGAAGAGGAACAAGTACTACGGTGCAAACTCGTACGAAGATCGAAACGGTTGGGTCACTCTGGAAGCAATTCCTTGGTCAAAAAGCAAGATTTCCAAGTGGCAGGCGACTGCTACAACTCAACGCCCCTGGCCGGAAGTGAAGCCATGGGAGAAACCCGGCATGGGAAAGCCGTGGGCCTCTGACTATGCTGTTAGGCCAATCTATGAAAATAATAAGCCATG GTACCAGGAGAAACCGAAGCCTACGTGGCCGGAGACGAGCAACGAAAAGCCGTGGCAGAAGCTCACCACCACACGTCCCTCCTATTATCCGGACAAGAACGAAGGGAACCAGGCGCAGAAATGGCCGCCGGAGAGGCCATCCTGGAACAAGTACACCGACCGCCCGAACGGCGACATAATCACGGACAATCGTCCGGCGAACTTTCCCAGCACTTGGAACAGGCCGCCGCAGCCCACGAAGCCCAGCTACCAGTTTCTAGATCGGTACTCCGATAAGAACCAAGCCGAAGAGAACAACGATTGGCATGATTTTCCAAATCGCTACGACGATCGTCCTCGGCCCACCACCGAGAGCCCCGGCTTCTCCCAGTATCAATACGTGAACAATCATCCTCAGAGCTATCCCGGGAACAGCGACGGACAATGGGTCCTGTTGTCTACCAACAGGGGCTACTCGAAATCCAGACAGAGATCGATCAAGATCGACGCAACGCCGTCGTCAACGAACGGTACCAAGGTCGTCGGAGGTAGAAAAGAGGAGCACGATCCAGCTATCGCCGTGATGACATCGAAGAGACAG GCTGACGGTGTTACCGTCACTCAACGGTACGAACACTACCACATCTCACGGAGGGCTGCTCGAAGTGGAGAAGACCTTCAAGAGCGTGGATCAGAGCCGGAAGGAGTACGAGCAGGAAAGACAGACGCTGCCCGCCATTTTCAACAGGAGGCCGATCAGAAATACGCTCGGCAATCAGCCATCTAA
- the LOC117224738 gene encoding uncharacterized protein LOC117224738 isoform X2 yields MRKNLVKIVVVLLLCGSGGARPQKTGESSQTAKPIADQWKPSSTPANTQDISMPQNDGQRHLKDLQYMDQSLRTVATQLLNVTNPEDEKTVGKIIKKSPNVQKSPEKDVAPSKEMTVNIGFGRPVNSKFSFFEASHPGHAMAITEEELEKELSSTRLMTAYKNHPTTTGGISTWILLNPPSTTIKTIDVDKKSKQTTESDKTTTTRPTTMTERIDATERVTEKVTLPVSTMLVTEEPPSTKKIVLLSTTKRTDPKAEKPSEAQATLKPPQTTLSFENKETTISATKKIQTVRTTPKPKSSTSKPTALSKPSILKTSRPNQPVRPKPVTRRTTPKPDTLKNDTASSAKIEKVTFRPVQMITVAKSKPDSTEKPMFVTKIKASVLMDTQKATTPAPVSSTISQEPATTMKSIISSTSSKPAEILTKLKPIGTKSNVLKVQLKKPAEDTKIEIEPIKVNAPVLKIEKVEKDKRPEVDTEKDALNDSQIDLKFDFNPELTKINTDTETSTSTAATVSSTTKRPRHSSKRKKNKSRRRKPSASTTTISPLTSSSTELELMTLDPAGENGIQESKIAPETKVSVNSTKTKKKQVQKPISTQIYNFLSREVMPSFGMMSLVGLGLGLASYFLYPFGGTIARRNYEVEPKYKYNLDEYGGNYGQSEEEVLSKVFQGMTTNDDNKYPGAKDYDNYYQYQHYDGGYDSQTTKKYEQRYTSSPVYRPENTGSALKFRNTDYRYPDAPSTPNYYERPKHTEYAAGQAPSEPANRQFVVGNVPKEYPSYEEKAPAQPTTGKLASYEPTESGPLKFDHDIDQNFNFNSPVQSYGQVQTSRPEEAYEEVEITPTAVAVEHGPRSLKSKRSVDGSADASPIGHRRSRARRDSVIQVIPSKRELEEEEKEEDLSNEILNIIDSALPGEEDGKTRRKETEISEELEAKKRRQKDEERIKSTAQASTESSVDVSSRSTGSSTLQEATDSSISSSPSSNADPGSISTEASKSTEQNNVEWIDMTTKTPEEQDGFSLFGFVKKVAEIKFRLGLTLLKHASEGFARYLGHVQKRINGEE; encoded by the exons GTGAATCTTCGCAAACTGCGAAACCGATCGCCGACCAATGGAAACCCTCCAGCACCCCGGCGAACACTCAAGACATCAG taTGCCGCAGAATGACGGTCAACGCCACCTGAAGGATCTACAGTACATGGACCAGTCCCTGAGAACGGTGGCTACCCAGCTGCTGAACGTGACCAACCCCGAAGATGAGAAAACCGTCGGCAAGATCATAAAGAAGAGCCCGAACGTCCAGAAATCCCCGGAGAAAGACGTCGCTCCGTCGAAAGAGATGACAGTGAACATAGGCTTCGGAAGGCCGGTGAACTCGAAGTTCAGCTTCTTCGAGGCCAGCCACCCAGGTCACGCGATGGCGATCACCGAAGAGGAACTCGAGAAAGAGCTGAGCTCGACGCGTTTGATGACAGCGTACAAGAATCATCCGACGACCACCGGCGGCATCTCCACGTGGATCCTGCTGAATCCTCCGTCGACTACGATCAAAACAATCGATGTAGACAAGAAGTCGAAACAGACCACAGAGAGCGacaagacgacgacgacgaggccAACGACAATGACGGAGAGGATAGACGCGACGGAAAGGGTGACGGAGAAGGTGACGTTGCCTGTCTCGACCATGCTCGTCACGGAGGAACCGCCGAGCACCAAGAAGATCGTCCTCCTGAGCACCACGAAGAGGACAGATCCGAAGGCGGAGAAGCCTTCGGAGGCTCAGGCAACCCTGAAGCCTCCTCAGACGACTCTCAGTTTCGAAAACAAAGAAACCACTATCAGCGCCACCAAGAAGATCCAAACTGTCAGAACGACGCCGAAGCCCAAGTCCTCCACGTCCAAGCCGACCGCGCTCTCGAAACCATCGATCCTGAAGACTTCCAGGCCGAACCAACCGGTCCGTCCTAAGCCAGTAACGAGGAGGACCACGCCGAAGCCGGACACCCTTAAAAACGACACCGCCTCGTCCGCTAAGATCGAGAAGGTCACTTTCAGACCTGTCCAGATGATCACAGTTGCCAAGAGCAAGCCGGACAGCACCGAGAAGCCGATGTTCGTGACGAAGATCAAAGCGTCCGTTCTAATGGACACCCAGAAGGCCACGACGCCGGCGCCTGTCTCCTCGACGATCAGCCAAGAACCGGCGACGACGATGAAATCGATCATCTCAAGCACCAGCAGCAAGCCCGCGGAGATCTTGACTAAGCTGAAACCGATCGGCACCAAGAGCAACGTGCTGAAGGTGCAGCTGAAGAAGCCCGCGGAGGACACTAAGATCGAGATCGAGCCTATCAAAGTGAACGCGCCGGTTTTGAAGATCGAGAAGGTCGAGAAGGACAAGAGGCCGGAGGTGGATACGGAAAAGGACGCGTTGAACGATTCCCAGATAGACCTGAAGTTCGACTTCAATCCCGAGTTAACGAAGATAAACACGGACACGGAGACGTCAACGTCGACCGCCGCGACGGTGTCGTCGACTACGAAGAGGCCTAGGCACAGCTCGAAGcggaagaagaacaagagccgAAGGAGGAAACCGTCCGCGTCCACCACCACGATCAGCCCGCTGACGTCCAGCTCGACGGAGCTCGAGCTGATGACGCTGGATCCGGCCGGCGAGAACGGGATCCAGGAGTCGAAGATCGCGCCGGAGACCAAGGTCTCCGTGAACAGCACCAAGACCAAGAAGAAGCAGGTACAGAAGCCTATCTCCACGCAGATCTACAACTTCCTCAGCCGGGAGGTGATGCCCAGCTTCGGGATGATGTCTCTGGTGGGCCTCGGGCTGGGCCTGGCGTCCTACTTCCTCTACCCGTTCGGCGGGACCATCGCTCGGAGGAACTACGAGGTCGAGCCGAAGTACAAGTACAACCTGGACGAGTACGGCGGGAACTACGGGCAGAGCGAGGAGGAGGTGCTCTCGAAGGTCTTCCAAGGCATGACGACCAACGACGACAACAAGTACCCTGGCGCGAAGGACTACGACAACTACTATCAGTACCAGCACTACGACGGTGGCTACGACTCCCAGACGACGAAGAAGTACGAGCAGAGGTACACCTCGTCGCCCGTCTACAGGCCGGAGAACACTGGCTCCGCTCTGAAGTTCAGGAACACGGATTACAGGTATCCGGACGCGCCCAGCACTCCGAACTATTACGAACGGCCGAAGCACACGGAGTACGCGGCTGGACAGGCGCCGTCGGAGCCAGCCAATCGGCAGTTCGTCGTCGGGAACGTGCCGAAGGAGTATCCGTCGTACGAGGAGAAGGCCCCGGCCCAGCCGACCACGGGCAAGCTGGCCAGCTACGAGCCCACGGAGAGCGGGCCGCTGAAGTTCGATCATGACATCGATCAGAACTTCAATTTCAATAGTCCGGTTCAGAGCTACGGACAGGTGCAGACAAGCAGGCCCGAAGAGGCTTACGAAGAGGTGGAGATCACGCCGACCGCGGTGGCCGTGGAGCACGGGCCCAGATCTCTGAAGTCGAAGAGGTCCGTGGACGGTTCTGCCGACGCCTCTCCGATCGGACATCGTCGATCGAGAGCGAGAAGGGACTCGGTGATCCAGGTGATCCCCTCGAAGAGGGAGCTGGAAGAGGAAGAGAAGGAGGAAGACCTGAGCAACGAGATCCTGAACATCATCGACTCGGCGTTGCCCGGGGAAGAGGACGGGAAGACCAGACGGAAGGAGACCGAGATATCGGAGGAGCTCGAGGCGAAGAAGAGACGGCAGAAGGATGAGGAGAGGATCAAATCGACGGCTCAGGCGTCCACGGAGTCTAGCGTCGACGTTTCCAGCCGTTCGACCGGTTCTTCGACGTTGCAGGAGGCCACCGACTCGTCGATCTCTTCGTCGCCTTCCTCGAACGCCGATCCCGGCAGCATCTCGACGGAGGCCTCGAAGAGCACGGAGCAGAACAACGTCGAATGGATCGACATGACCACGAAGACGCCGGAGGAGCAGGACGGTTTCAGCCTCTTCGGCTTCGTGAAGAAGGTTGCTGAGATCAAGTTCCGGCTTGGGTTGACGCTGCTGAAACACGCCAGCGAGGGCTTCGCCAGATACCTCGGCCACGTGCAGAAGAGGATCAACGGCGAGGAGTGA
- the LOC117224759 gene encoding uncharacterized protein LOC117224759 isoform X1, with protein sequence MLPRGAICLLLVTLTLSGSQCATRYFVKMRTNASELFRTRMESPEILEDSMAAPSSQLRSFRADDERRTKDIKLEDEHKNVFETSTFNPDVLNKFLEEYANRIKGSTEKYPKYPFRIVKPAAEPLLLEVDDTTTHPTSVSYDHETKFDANVENTTSAEDALTEGLNDTLKRNKYYGANSYEDRNGWVTLEAIPWSKSKISKWQATATTQRPWPEVKPWEKPGMGKPWASDYAVRPIYENNKPWYQEKPKPTWPETSNEKPWQKLTTTRPSYYPDKNEGNQAQKWPPERPSWNKYTDRPNGDIITDNRPANFPSTWNRPPQPTKPSYQFLDRYSDKNQAEENNDWHDFPNRYDDRPRPTTESPGFSQYQYVNNHPQSYPGNSDGQWVLLSTNRGYSKSRQRSIKIDATPSSTNGTKVVGGRKEEHDPAIAVMTSKRQVRLTVLPSLNGTNTTTSHGGLLEVEKTFKSVDQSRKEYEQERQTLPAIFNRRPIRNTLGNQPSNSAVLAAVGAGILPATMAMMIPMILGRRKRDVSSANPRLLDHRDTMMHIRVPANKRIRGTRLR encoded by the exons ATGCTGCCGAGAGGAGCGATCTGCCTGCTCCTGGTGACCTTGACCCTGAGCGGCAGCCAATGCGCCACCAGATACTTTGTGAAGATGAGGACGAACGCGTCGGAGCTGTTCAGAACAAGAATGGAGAGTCCGGAAATCCTTGAGGACTCGATGGCGGCTCCGTCGAGCCAACTGCGCAGCTTCCGGGCCGACGACGAAAGGAGAACGAAGGACATCAAGCTCGAGGACGAGCACAAGAACGTGTTCGAGACGTCCACGTTCAATCCGGACGTGCTGAACAAGTTTCTCGAGGAATACGCGAACAGGATCAAAGGGAGCACCGAGAAGTATCCGAAGTATCCCTTCAGGATCGTGAAGCCTGCAGCAGAACCTCTGCTCCTGGAAGTGGACGACACTACCACGCATCCGACCAGTGTCAGCTATGACCACGAAACTAAGTTCGACGCGAACGTGGAGAACACTACGTCAGCTGAAGACGCG CTAACCGAAGGTTTGAACGACACCCTGAAGAGGAACAAGTACTACGGTGCAAACTCGTACGAAGATCGAAACGGTTGGGTCACTCTGGAAGCAATTCCTTGGTCAAAAAGCAAGATTTCCAAGTGGCAGGCGACTGCTACAACTCAACGCCCCTGGCCGGAAGTGAAGCCATGGGAGAAACCCGGCATGGGAAAGCCGTGGGCCTCTGACTATGCTGTTAGGCCAATCTATGAAAATAATAAGCCATG GTACCAGGAGAAACCGAAGCCTACGTGGCCGGAGACGAGCAACGAAAAGCCGTGGCAGAAGCTCACCACCACACGTCCCTCCTATTATCCGGACAAGAACGAAGGGAACCAGGCGCAGAAATGGCCGCCGGAGAGGCCATCCTGGAACAAGTACACCGACCGCCCGAACGGCGACATAATCACGGACAATCGTCCGGCGAACTTTCCCAGCACTTGGAACAGGCCGCCGCAGCCCACGAAGCCCAGCTACCAGTTTCTAGATCGGTACTCCGATAAGAACCAAGCCGAAGAGAACAACGATTGGCATGATTTTCCAAATCGCTACGACGATCGTCCTCGGCCCACCACCGAGAGCCCCGGCTTCTCCCAGTATCAATACGTGAACAATCATCCTCAGAGCTATCCCGGGAACAGCGACGGACAATGGGTCCTGTTGTCTACCAACAGGGGCTACTCGAAATCCAGACAGAGATCGATCAAGATCGACGCAACGCCGTCGTCAACGAACGGTACCAAGGTCGTCGGAGGTAGAAAAGAGGAGCACGATCCAGCTATCGCCGTGATGACATCGAAGAGACAG GTCAGGCTGACGGTGTTACCGTCACTCAACGGTACGAACACTACCACATCTCACGGAGGGCTGCTCGAAGTGGAGAAGACCTTCAAGAGCGTGGATCAGAGCCGGAAGGAGTACGAGCAGGAAAGACAGACGCTGCCCGCCATTTTCAACAGGAGGCCGATCAGAAATACGCTCGGCAATCAGCCATCTAATTCGGCGGTGTTGGCGGCTGTCGGTGCAG GAATATTACCGGCAACAATGGCGATGATGATACCAATGATACTTGGCCGTCGAAAGAGGGACGTATCTTCTGCGAACCCAAGACTGCTCGATCATCGTGACACAATGATGCATATTCGTGTCCCCGCGAATAAACGAATCCGAGGAACGAGGCTAAGATAG